In one Neobacillus sp. CF12 genomic region, the following are encoded:
- a CDS encoding glycosyl hydrolase — MNVPNAPLFRDPIYDGAADPVIIWNHEANEWWLIYTNRRATVEGQKNAWVHGTDLGIASSSDGGRSWTYRGVIEGLDFERGRNTFWAPEIISHDGCYHMYVSYIQGVPTDWSGHKRKIIHYTSTNLWDWNYESELKLSSEYVIDAGIHKLPNGTWRMWYKDEANHSHTYAADSLDLFHWEVAGPVITGFPHEGPNVFYWKNSYWMIIDQWSGLGVYQSSDGEQWVRNGIILNESGTREDDGTIGLHADVHVSGDDAYIFYFTHPQRVEGAEPSYKTRKSSIQVAKLELVDNILICNRNAPFDLVL, encoded by the coding sequence TTGAATGTACCAAATGCACCCCTATTTAGGGATCCGATTTATGATGGTGCCGCCGATCCAGTGATTATTTGGAATCATGAAGCGAATGAATGGTGGCTTATTTATACAAATAGACGGGCAACTGTTGAGGGCCAAAAAAATGCCTGGGTTCATGGGACCGATCTTGGAATTGCCTCCTCCTCTGACGGAGGCAGGAGTTGGACGTATCGCGGCGTGATTGAGGGACTTGATTTTGAACGGGGCAGGAACACATTCTGGGCACCAGAAATCATCTCGCATGATGGTTGCTATCATATGTACGTCAGTTATATTCAAGGTGTTCCGACTGACTGGAGTGGTCATAAGAGAAAGATTATTCACTATACAAGTACCAACCTATGGGATTGGAACTATGAATCTGAATTAAAATTAAGCTCCGAATACGTGATTGATGCTGGAATTCATAAACTGCCAAATGGGACTTGGCGCATGTGGTATAAAGATGAAGCCAATCACTCTCATACCTATGCCGCTGATAGCCTTGATTTATTTCATTGGGAGGTAGCAGGTCCTGTGATTACCGGTTTTCCCCATGAAGGTCCGAATGTATTCTATTGGAAGAATTCCTATTGGATGATCATTGATCAATGGTCAGGACTTGGTGTATATCAGTCTAGCGATGGCGAGCAATGGGTAAGGAACGGGATAATATTAAATGAAAGCGGTACACGTGAAGATGATGGAACGATCGGTTTGCACGCAGATGTCCATGTTAGCGGGGACGATGCCTATATCTTTTATTTTACCCATCCCCAAAGAGTTGAAGGTGCCGAGCCTTCCTATAAAACTAGAAAATCATCGATTCAGGTGGCTAAATTGGAATTAGTAGATAATATCCTTATTTGTAATCGAAACGCCCCATTTGACTTAGTTTTATAG
- a CDS encoding alpha/beta hydrolase yields the protein MDSLGVNTRGKIALWDNVKLEANEFNTDCPSFEPFLLDGDGPLPVMIIAPGGGYARRADHEAYPVAQWINSIGISAIVLHYRVAPFSHPIPLVDAQRAIRMVRYHASEWKIDANRVGILGFSAGGHLASTAGTHFDLGNKLAEDHIERISSRPDLMVLCYPVITMGEHTHEGSRINLLGENPSSEMINLLSNETQITEDTPPAFLWHTADDAAVDVENSLLFAAGLRRHKIPFDLHVFESGRHGLGMAEENPEVKAWPEICEAWLRKRGF from the coding sequence ATGGACAGTCTAGGAGTTAATACAAGAGGGAAGATAGCATTATGGGATAATGTAAAACTAGAGGCAAATGAATTTAACACAGATTGTCCTAGTTTCGAGCCCTTTTTACTTGATGGAGATGGGCCGTTACCAGTTATGATAATCGCTCCTGGAGGCGGCTACGCTCGGCGTGCAGACCATGAGGCATATCCAGTCGCACAGTGGATAAATTCCATCGGCATATCAGCCATCGTGCTCCATTATCGAGTCGCTCCATTTAGTCATCCAATCCCATTGGTCGATGCCCAAAGAGCTATTCGGATGGTAAGATATCATGCTTCTGAGTGGAAAATAGACGCAAATCGAGTTGGTATACTTGGTTTTTCGGCAGGCGGGCATTTAGCTTCAACCGCTGGAACCCATTTTGACTTAGGAAATAAACTGGCAGAGGATCACATTGAACGTATTAGTTCGCGTCCTGATCTCATGGTCTTGTGTTATCCAGTCATCACCATGGGAGAACATACACATGAAGGAAGCAGGATCAATTTACTTGGTGAGAATCCAAGTTCAGAAATGATTAACCTGCTTTCCAATGAAACACAAATTACGGAAGATACTCCTCCTGCTTTTCTATGGCATACTGCTGATGACGCTGCAGTAGATGTTGAAAATAGTTTGCTTTTTGCAGCTGGATTACGAAGGCATAAAATTCCGTTTGACTTACATGTATTCGAAAGCGGCAGACATGGATTAGGGATGGCTGAGGAGAATCCTGAAGTAAAAGCTTGGCCTGAGATTTGTGAAGCTTGGTTAAGAAAAAGGGGGTTTTAG
- a CDS encoding Gfo/Idh/MocA family oxidoreductase, whose product MKIGFIGTGWFTNKHANILGAMDGVDVTAFCGTSLEKAETEARKWSNAKGYSNIEEMLDKQSLDAVYICVPPMAHGAIEKALLERKIPFFVEKPLGINDEPFEIARKIEEQNLVTSVGYHWRYMDISKKAQGMLKERQVGMALGYWMGGMPMVPWWRDVKSSGGQFIEQTTHIVDLLRFLCGEVKEVYAAYSSRMMSEKVEGTTVSDVGTVILKLNNGIVANISNTCILPESNKAGLEVYTNQGVIEISSNQLRDIRGQEISEYRNQLDPYKVENELFLNAVKTGDSSPILSTYSDAVKTHRITIAAAQSAMTGAPVILER is encoded by the coding sequence ATGAAAATTGGATTCATTGGCACTGGCTGGTTTACAAATAAGCATGCAAATATATTAGGAGCAATGGACGGAGTAGATGTTACGGCATTTTGTGGAACAAGTCTAGAAAAAGCGGAGACTGAAGCTAGAAAATGGTCCAATGCAAAGGGGTATTCAAACATAGAGGAAATGCTAGATAAACAAAGTCTAGATGCTGTTTATATATGTGTACCGCCAATGGCTCATGGAGCCATTGAAAAAGCATTACTAGAAAGAAAAATCCCTTTTTTTGTAGAGAAACCATTAGGAATTAATGATGAGCCATTTGAAATCGCTAGAAAGATTGAAGAGCAGAACCTTGTTACTTCTGTAGGTTATCATTGGCGTTATATGGATATTTCTAAAAAGGCTCAAGGCATGCTAAAGGAGCGCCAAGTTGGGATGGCCCTTGGTTATTGGATGGGGGGGATGCCGATGGTTCCTTGGTGGAGAGACGTTAAAAGTTCTGGAGGACAATTTATTGAACAAACCACCCATATTGTCGACCTTTTACGTTTTCTCTGCGGTGAAGTGAAAGAAGTCTATGCTGCTTATAGCAGCAGAATGATGTCTGAAAAAGTGGAGGGGACCACTGTTTCAGATGTAGGAACTGTGATTCTAAAATTGAATAATGGAATCGTGGCAAATATCTCAAATACCTGTATTCTCCCTGAATCAAACAAGGCAGGGCTAGAAGTATATACGAATCAAGGGGTAATTGAAATTAGTTCCAATCAATTAAGAGATATTCGGGGTCAGGAGATAAGCGAATATAGGAATCAATTGGATCCATACAAAGTTGAAAATGAACTATTCTTAAATGCTGTCAAAACAGGGGATTCAAGCCCAATATTATCAACCTATAGTGATGCTGTTAAAACACATCGGATCACTATTGCAGCTGCACAATCTGCCATGACTGGAGCACCCGTCATCTTAGAGAGGTAG
- a CDS encoding YesL family protein — translation MDTSGFMESLNKLLEWISRLAFLNLLWISFSLLGLVIFGFFPATVAMFAVARKWMLGNDEMSIFKTFWTAYKQEFFKSNLLGLMISIVGIILFIDFRFVQLAENSFASILYVPFFIITFIFISMLFYIIPIFVHYDMKLSQVIKNSFFVMIMNPLSTFYMLIGSFGICFVLSYAPPICILYSGNLLALFIMKPATTAFEKINQKSKLILN, via the coding sequence ATGGACACTTCTGGATTTATGGAAAGTTTAAATAAATTGCTTGAGTGGATTTCAAGACTAGCATTCTTAAATTTACTATGGATATCATTTTCACTTCTAGGTTTGGTCATCTTTGGATTTTTTCCTGCAACGGTGGCAATGTTTGCAGTCGCTCGTAAATGGATGCTAGGTAACGATGAAATGTCTATTTTTAAGACTTTTTGGACTGCATATAAGCAGGAATTCTTTAAGAGTAATCTTCTCGGATTGATGATTTCTATTGTTGGTATTATTCTATTTATAGATTTTCGGTTTGTTCAACTAGCCGAGAACAGTTTTGCTTCTATTTTATATGTTCCATTTTTCATCATCACATTCATTTTTATTTCCATGCTGTTTTATATCATTCCTATTTTTGTCCATTATGATATGAAGCTAAGCCAGGTTATTAAAAACTCCTTCTTTGTGATGATTATGAATCCACTTTCGACCTTCTATATGTTGATTGGCAGTTTTGGAATATGTTTTGTCCTTTCTTATGCTCCGCCTATTTGTATATTATACAGTGGAAATCTATTAGCCTTATTTATTATGAAACCTGCAACCACTGCCTTTGAAAAAATTAATCAAAAATCAAAGTTAATACTAAATTAA
- a CDS encoding carbohydrate ABC transporter permease, protein MTSKLKSPRWWIYHILVGGFAILMLYPVIWLVMSSFKPSDTIFITAKSLIPETWIWTNFVDGWKGIGGNSFGVFIKNTAILVVITLIGQVISSAFIAFGFARLEFKGKALWFGLMMVTLMLPHDVLMVPQYIIFAKLEWLNSIKPLAIPAYFGHPFFIFLLVQFIRTIPRELDEAAIIDGCGTFKIFTKIILPLIKPSLATAAIFSFYWTWESLLGPVLYLNSPTKYTVSMALNMFLSNETVSNWGAMFAMSVVTLIPVFVIFFLFQRHVVEGISTSGLKG, encoded by the coding sequence ATGACATCGAAGTTAAAATCACCAAGATGGTGGATATATCATATACTAGTCGGCGGTTTTGCGATTTTAATGCTTTATCCAGTTATTTGGCTCGTGATGAGCTCATTTAAACCAAGTGATACTATCTTTATTACAGCTAAATCACTGATTCCAGAAACATGGATATGGACGAACTTTGTAGACGGCTGGAAAGGGATTGGCGGTAATTCATTTGGTGTTTTCATCAAAAATACTGCCATTCTAGTAGTCATTACCTTAATTGGACAAGTAATATCATCAGCATTCATTGCCTTTGGTTTTGCACGATTAGAGTTTAAAGGAAAAGCACTTTGGTTTGGATTAATGATGGTTACCTTGATGCTTCCACATGATGTATTAATGGTACCGCAATATATCATTTTTGCGAAACTTGAATGGCTTAACTCTATTAAGCCACTTGCAATACCAGCATATTTTGGACACCCGTTCTTTATCTTCCTTTTAGTTCAATTTATACGGACGATTCCAAGAGAGCTAGATGAAGCGGCGATAATTGATGGCTGTGGAACCTTCAAGATTTTCACGAAGATTATCTTGCCATTAATCAAACCATCTTTAGCGACAGCAGCGATTTTCTCATTCTATTGGACGTGGGAATCCCTGTTAGGGCCAGTATTATATTTGAATAGCCCGACAAAGTATACTGTTTCAATGGCATTAAATATGTTCTTAAGTAATGAAACTGTATCTAACTGGGGCGCAATGTTTGCGATGTCAGTTGTTACCTTAATTCCAGTATTCGTCATCTTCTTCCTCTTCCAACGCCATGTTGTTGAAGGAATCAGTACGAGTGGGTTAAAGGGATAA
- a CDS encoding sugar ABC transporter permease, which yields MSTRVIKENVNADITIRTVTKRNRAIKENLTGYAFISPFIIGFLAFTLIPIIASLYLSFTNYNLFAAPQWIGLENYKKMFTADPRYWQSLKVTLIYVLAGVPLRLAFALLIAIILNTTSRAVGIYRSLFYLPSLIGGSVAVAIMWRNVFGDLGIVNILLDLIGLPIVKWFGNPTAALWMLIFLSVWQFGSSMLIFLAGLKGIPKSYYEAASVDGANGIQQFFKITLPMLSPVILFNTVMQTIGAFMTFVPAFIISKGTGGPLDGTLLYSLYLFIQGFEFFNMGYASAMAWIMLIIVGILTILIFTTSKYWVHYESEGGK from the coding sequence ATGAGTACACGTGTGATAAAGGAAAATGTAAATGCGGATATCACGATTCGAACTGTTACCAAACGAAATCGCGCCATCAAGGAAAACTTAACAGGATATGCGTTTATCAGTCCGTTTATTATTGGATTCCTTGCTTTTACATTAATTCCTATCATAGCCTCTTTATATTTATCATTTACAAATTATAACCTATTTGCAGCACCACAATGGATAGGCTTAGAAAACTATAAAAAAATGTTTACTGCCGACCCTCGCTATTGGCAATCATTAAAAGTAACACTCATTTATGTGCTTGCTGGGGTACCTTTAAGACTTGCATTTGCACTATTAATTGCAATCATTTTAAATACAACTTCAAGAGCAGTTGGAATCTACCGCTCACTGTTCTATTTACCTTCTCTAATTGGAGGAAGCGTTGCCGTTGCGATTATGTGGCGTAATGTTTTTGGTGACTTAGGTATTGTCAACATTTTACTTGATTTAATTGGACTCCCAATCGTTAAATGGTTTGGTAATCCGACTGCGGCATTATGGATGCTCATCTTCTTGTCAGTATGGCAATTTGGTTCCTCGATGCTGATCTTCTTAGCTGGATTAAAAGGTATTCCGAAAAGTTATTATGAAGCAGCTAGTGTTGACGGAGCAAATGGAATACAACAATTCTTCAAAATCACTCTTCCAATGCTAAGCCCAGTTATTTTATTCAATACAGTTATGCAAACAATTGGTGCTTTTATGACATTCGTACCAGCATTTATTATCTCTAAAGGTACTGGCGGCCCGTTAGACGGAACTCTTCTTTATTCACTATACTTATTCATTCAAGGTTTTGAGTTCTTTAATATGGGTTATGCTTCAGCAATGGCTTGGATCATGCTTATTATCGTAGGAATTTTAACAATCCTTATCTTTACGACATCAAAATATTGGGTTCACTATGAATCAGAAGGAGGCAAATAA
- a CDS encoding extracellular solute-binding protein — MKKILVLLFSFVLVFSLAACSGSSSTSNEESKPKEDKKDEKVTLRIAWWGSQPRHDYTLEIIKMYEEKNPNVKIEAEYAAWDDYWKKLAPQAAANELPDIIQMDLSYFSQYAQNNQIADLTPFVDKQINTKDIADNIINGGKLGDKLYGINAGVNVVGFHHDPAVLKKAGVDSIPEDWTWDDYKEIAAKAKAAGVFMDTGMKADVFFNYFLRTQGKSLYSKDGASLGYKDDKLFEEFFNMTSGLVKDKAVPTPDFLAQLKGIEDDPVVTQNAIGIWQWSNQFVGIQQVANRELAIAPMPGPDSDKGLYLKPSMFWSVGNNSEHKEEAAKFIDFMINDIEANKLNLGDRGVPGSSVVKEALKPLLSPAQVQVFDYVDWAEGNSSEFDGPDPVGAGEVIETLDSLAEQMAYGNLSVKDAAKQFRQQAESVLAQNKK; from the coding sequence ATGAAAAAAATCTTAGTTTTATTATTCTCATTTGTTCTAGTTTTTTCATTAGCAGCATGTAGCGGCAGCAGTTCAACAAGCAATGAAGAATCTAAACCTAAAGAAGACAAAAAAGATGAAAAAGTTACTCTTCGAATTGCATGGTGGGGATCGCAACCACGACATGATTATACCCTAGAAATTATTAAAATGTATGAAGAAAAAAATCCAAACGTAAAAATCGAAGCTGAATATGCTGCTTGGGATGACTACTGGAAAAAGTTAGCTCCACAAGCAGCAGCAAATGAGCTTCCAGACATTATCCAAATGGACTTATCATACTTCTCACAGTATGCACAAAATAATCAAATTGCTGATTTAACTCCATTTGTGGATAAACAAATCAATACAAAAGATATTGCTGATAACATCATTAATGGCGGTAAACTTGGTGACAAGCTTTATGGTATTAACGCTGGTGTAAACGTTGTTGGTTTCCATCATGATCCTGCAGTACTTAAAAAAGCTGGTGTAGATTCTATCCCTGAAGATTGGACTTGGGATGATTACAAAGAAATTGCGGCAAAAGCAAAAGCTGCTGGCGTATTTATGGATACTGGAATGAAAGCAGATGTATTCTTCAATTACTTCCTAAGAACACAAGGGAAATCACTTTATAGCAAAGATGGAGCTTCCCTAGGTTATAAGGATGATAAATTGTTCGAAGAATTCTTCAACATGACATCTGGATTGGTAAAGGATAAAGCGGTTCCAACACCTGATTTCTTAGCACAGTTGAAAGGGATTGAAGATGATCCTGTAGTTACACAGAATGCAATTGGTATCTGGCAATGGTCTAACCAGTTTGTAGGTATTCAACAAGTTGCAAATCGTGAATTAGCGATTGCTCCAATGCCAGGTCCTGACAGTGACAAAGGTTTATATTTAAAACCAAGTATGTTCTGGTCAGTTGGAAATAACTCAGAGCATAAAGAAGAAGCTGCAAAGTTTATTGACTTTATGATCAATGATATCGAAGCGAACAAATTAAATCTTGGTGACCGTGGTGTTCCTGGTTCTTCCGTTGTTAAAGAAGCATTAAAGCCACTACTTTCACCAGCACAAGTTCAAGTATTTGACTATGTAGATTGGGCAGAAGGAAATAGCTCAGAATTCGACGGTCCAGACCCAGTTGGTGCCGGAGAAGTGATTGAAACTCTTGACAGTTTAGCAGAACAAATGGCTTATGGAAATCTATCAGTGAAAGATGCAGCAAAACAGTTTAGACAACAAGCTGAAAGCGTCTTAGCGCAAAACAAAAAATAA
- a CDS encoding ABC transporter substrate-binding protein, with protein MKKLLFSTLSLVMVLFAGGCGEIDRVNSAPSKGKKEITLKIAWWGEQPRHDYTLEVIKLFEEKYPHIHVDPIYANWDDYWKKLAPKAAANQLPDIVQMDLLYLRPYSDNDLLEDLTPFIEQDVIKTDSISERILSGGKIDSNLYGLPLGINAPAIIVDRELLSSAIGSYPLPNWTWSDFEEMVLQVHKETGNYGTNGMKSPDVFFSYYLRTNGMNLYNKNGNGLGYDDDQLFIDYFEMQLRLLEKGAFPRADVTEQIKRIEDELIVTGQSPMQWVYSNQYFGYLKAANRQLELIPPPGPGQELGLTVKPSMLFSMAKSSKNKEAAALFINFFVNDIQANSVIKGERGVPISSKVVEKIEEDLSENQKKVFDYVNKAKNTSKNVDKADPLGSIEVVKKLQDVSEQILFKKITPHEGAKIFRSEATKILSDKN; from the coding sequence ATGAAAAAACTATTGTTTTCAACTTTGTCCCTAGTAATGGTACTTTTCGCTGGTGGTTGTGGAGAAATTGATAGAGTAAATTCCGCCCCGAGTAAAGGTAAAAAGGAAATTACTTTAAAAATTGCCTGGTGGGGCGAACAACCAAGACATGATTATACCTTAGAAGTAATTAAATTATTTGAGGAAAAATATCCACATATTCATGTTGATCCTATATACGCAAATTGGGATGATTATTGGAAAAAGCTAGCTCCGAAGGCAGCTGCCAATCAGCTTCCTGACATTGTCCAAATGGATTTGCTCTATCTAAGACCCTATAGTGATAATGATTTGCTTGAGGATTTAACACCGTTTATTGAACAAGATGTGATTAAAACAGATTCGATTAGTGAGAGAATTCTTTCTGGTGGGAAAATTGACAGTAACTTGTATGGATTGCCATTAGGAATAAATGCACCTGCAATAATCGTAGATCGTGAATTACTTTCGTCAGCAATCGGTAGTTATCCATTGCCAAATTGGACTTGGAGCGATTTTGAAGAAATGGTCTTGCAGGTTCACAAAGAAACTGGTAATTATGGTACAAACGGAATGAAATCACCGGATGTATTCTTTTCTTATTACTTACGGACAAATGGAATGAATTTATATAATAAGAATGGAAATGGATTAGGTTATGATGATGATCAATTGTTTATTGATTATTTCGAGATGCAATTAAGATTGTTGGAAAAAGGTGCCTTCCCAAGAGCGGATGTTACAGAACAGATTAAAAGAATAGAAGATGAGTTGATCGTAACGGGGCAGTCACCGATGCAATGGGTCTATTCCAACCAATACTTCGGATACTTGAAAGCAGCAAACCGTCAGCTCGAGCTTATTCCACCTCCAGGACCTGGTCAAGAGTTGGGACTTACTGTGAAGCCTAGTATGCTTTTTTCAATGGCTAAAAGTTCAAAGAATAAAGAGGCAGCTGCTCTATTTATTAATTTCTTTGTAAATGATATTCAAGCAAATAGCGTTATAAAAGGAGAAAGGGGGGTTCCTATTTCTTCAAAGGTAGTAGAGAAAATAGAAGAAGATTTATCCGAAAATCAGAAAAAGGTATTCGATTACGTAAATAAAGCTAAAAACACAAGCAAAAATGTAGATAAAGCAGACCCACTTGGCAGTATTGAGGTAGTGAAAAAGTTACAGGATGTTTCAGAACAAATACTATTTAAGAAAATTACACCACATGAAGGGGCAAAAATATTTAGAAGTGAGGCAACTAAAATCCTTTCAGACAAGAATTGA
- a CDS encoding response regulator transcription factor: protein MYKVLLVDDERIITDGMSKVINWESMGTNLIGTARNGIEAFSIIEQKKPDIVISDIKMPGMNGLELVAKVHSVFPEIRFVLLSGFSEFDYAKQAMQYGVKHYLLKPCNENTIMDAVTEICEDLKQIQNREQFIQKMKGTLESVLPYAKEQLLKDYITNHYENKNLEYYQKLFNIDINTPSVRLVLFQLEGNFEFEHMFAMKNIAEHIFDSYILSCTVGETILFLLEDDSNYPKLHAQIEKIKKTFYQYYQIDSTVAISDNGKLSNANKLYNEALDCLTYRFYLGEGGIITKKDISYQNTSGELEFYFDDQTFCRLVKSGSWIDVNKEIMTFFTHLIDLRLDINITKSYVIQLFNAMIRLCEPKEMNTYLTKLTQLLEIDTIQNLRAFFESVAQEITLSFFDQNNNKHSTIINKVIETIHKYIGNQNLSLHWVANEMLYMNADYLGKLFKKETGEKFSNYITRLRIELAISLIEKESDVKVFEIAEKIGYGENPQYFSQVFKKHTGFTPSEYKRESLQGL, encoded by the coding sequence ATGTATAAGGTATTGTTAGTAGATGATGAAAGAATCATTACCGATGGAATGTCCAAGGTAATTAATTGGGAGTCAATGGGCACAAATTTGATCGGGACCGCAAGAAATGGGATAGAAGCATTCAGCATAATTGAACAAAAAAAGCCGGATATCGTAATTAGTGACATCAAAATGCCAGGAATGAATGGCCTAGAGTTGGTTGCTAAGGTTCATAGTGTTTTTCCTGAGATTCGATTCGTTTTGTTATCAGGCTTCAGTGAATTTGATTATGCAAAACAGGCAATGCAATACGGAGTGAAACATTACCTATTAAAACCTTGTAACGAGAATACGATTATGGATGCCGTAACCGAGATTTGTGAGGATTTAAAACAAATACAAAATCGGGAACAGTTTATCCAGAAGATGAAAGGGACTCTTGAGAGTGTTTTACCCTATGCCAAAGAACAGCTGCTGAAAGATTATATTACCAATCATTATGAAAATAAAAATTTAGAGTATTATCAAAAGCTATTTAATATAGATATAAATACTCCCAGTGTAAGGCTAGTGTTATTTCAACTCGAGGGGAATTTTGAATTTGAGCATATGTTTGCAATGAAAAATATTGCTGAACATATTTTTGATTCTTATATTCTTAGTTGTACGGTAGGGGAAACCATTTTATTTCTACTTGAAGATGATAGTAATTACCCAAAACTTCACGCACAAATTGAAAAAATAAAAAAAACATTCTATCAATATTACCAAATTGATTCTACCGTGGCCATTAGTGATAATGGAAAACTCAGTAATGCGAATAAATTATATAATGAAGCACTTGATTGTTTAACTTACCGATTTTATTTAGGAGAAGGAGGAATTATTACAAAGAAAGACATCTCCTATCAAAACACATCAGGTGAATTAGAATTCTATTTTGATGACCAAACCTTTTGTCGATTAGTGAAGTCTGGTTCCTGGATAGATGTAAATAAAGAAATAATGACATTTTTTACTCATTTAATAGATTTAAGGCTTGATATCAATATCACCAAGTCATATGTCATCCAGTTATTTAATGCGATGATACGGTTATGTGAACCTAAAGAAATGAATACGTATTTAACAAAGTTAACGCAGTTACTAGAAATAGACACAATTCAAAATCTGAGAGCCTTTTTTGAAAGCGTTGCCCAAGAAATTACACTATCATTCTTTGATCAAAATAATAATAAACATTCAACGATAATAAATAAAGTCATTGAGACGATTCATAAGTATATTGGAAATCAAAATTTATCGTTACATTGGGTCGCAAATGAAATGTTATATATGAATGCAGATTACCTAGGGAAGCTTTTTAAGAAAGAAACAGGTGAAAAGTTTTCAAATTATATAACGAGATTAAGAATTGAATTAGCCATTAGTCTGATTGAAAAGGAAAGCGATGTAAAAGTATTTGAAATCGCTGAAAAAATTGGTTATGGTGAAAACCCTCAATATTTTAGTCAGGTATTTAAAAAACATACAGGTTTTACTCCATCAGAATACAAAAGAGAATCCTTACAAGGGTTGTAA